TTCACCAGCGCGCAGTCTGCTCCTGGGACTTGCATTTCTTCACTTGGGTGTACAATTAGATGGTTAAAGAAAACTGTCAGCATGCTTTTCAAATATCTAGGTATTTGAATGTTTCTTGCCAAAAGATGGTAAAATTACTGCTGTTGTTGAGAGGTGCGATGGTGCATTAGCTGTACCTTACAAAGCTGTGTTTTGCCTTAAAGTTCTTTACCTTATTTGCCCCCAGGTTGGCTGTTGAGCTGTAGCCTTACCCAGTAGCTCTTCTCTGTACCAAAAAGATGGGGTGCAAAATGCTCAATGGTTGTGTGCCATCCCTGCATTGTATCTGTCTGAGCACAGTCTCTTTCTTGCTGCAGATAATGGAACATGGACTCAGCTGTGGCTCGTCTCTGATTACCATGAGCATGGATCTCTCTTTGACTACCTTAATCGATACACAGTGACTATTGAGGGGATGATCAAGCTCGCCCTGTCTGCTGCTAGCGGGCTGGCCCATCTACACATGGAGATTGTGGGCACTCAGGGTAAGAGCAGGGTTTGAAAAGGTGCTGGGAATTCTTGAGGGGAGAATAAAGCAGAATCGACGAGGGGGACTGATGTGCTGCACAGAAAACACTGGCTAATTCAGCCCAGATTCATTTGGTCGGTATTGACTAGAAATAGAGTGATTGCTTTGGCTGGATGCAAAGTGGGTTAGCTTTGTGCTAGCTCCTGGGAGTTATATCAGCATTTCGCATCCCCATCCTAAAATTGGTGCTACTTGGGTGGGATGTTAGTGCAGGCGGCAGCAGAATTACAAACTCCTTACATCCACATCAAGATGTCTGATGCCTGGGACGATGGGAGTTGATGTCCCTCTTGAGGCCTCTGGATGCTACTGCATCAGCAGTGCCTCCGAAGCATAAGTGGGGCCTTTGCATACCATAGGCTGTCAGCACTGCTCTGTTCTTCAGTGTATCCAAACAGGAAAATGTGTTGCAACACAGAGTTTAACTAACGCCCTGAAATCCGGTACAGCCTCTGCCAGTGTGACTAACAGATTTCACCAGACCTTGACCCCCGCtactttttattttgctctgttagGAAAGCCTGGGATTGCTCACAGAGACCTGAAATCCAAAAACATCTTGGTGAAGAAGAATGGCACATGTGCCATCGCTGACCTTGGTCTGGCCGTCCGGCATGATTCGGTTACGGATACGATTGATATTGCACCAAATCAAAGGGTCGGAACCAAACGGTAGGAGAACAGTGTTCTTGGCCAGCGTTTGAAGGTGTCGGAGTGTGACTAGCAAATGGTTGAGCTGCTGGTTGAGCACTGCTGAAATTCTCTGTCTTAAGCATTTCCAAGTGTCTCGCAGAGCGTCAGCATTGTGCCCAGATTGATGTTGAAGGGACGTCAATACCTTCGTCTCCAGGTGCCATCAAGCTGAGAGGTGTAGGCCAGCTATGTAAACTCAGCACCAGGGAGCTCCTATAATACTTGACAACAAGCTTGGCATTCTCAAAAGCCTTTTGGGGCCTGCTGCCTGGAGCCCGATGTGCTTTTGGACATTTTTACCTCTTTCCCAACTTGCTATTCTTTTTGAGTTATTTCATTCACTCTATTAGACCATGGGGCCCAGTTCTGTTCTGATTAAGGCTGTGCAGAGCAGAGTTTTGTCTGCTGGGAAGTGCTGTGTGGGAAAACTTGCTGTTTACTGTTTTCTGGAGAATGCCCTCCCAAAATTAACATGCTGTTCCTTTTCTGTTCGGCAGATACATGGCCCCTGAAGTCTTGGATGAAACCATTAACATGAAGCATTTTGATTCATTTAAATGTGCCGATATCTATGCCTTGGGCTTGGTCTACTGGGAGATTGCTCGAAGGTGCAATGCAGGAGGTAATACCCTGCGTGTGCCCGTGCCTTTGGCTTGGCTTGCTCCTGGGTTTCCCAGCCTTGGTGTTTCTGTCGATCAGGTGTTGGTGAGGTTTGAGGGACCCTGGAGAACAGGGCTGCGAGACGGTATGTCCATGTGTGTTGCTGCCAAAGGAGTTAATAGGAGTGACCTGCGACCGCCGTTAGGACTGGCCTAGGTGGGGAAGTGGGGGTTAATGCTCTGACTGGTGGCTGATTTTCCCTTGGGTGGATTTTAAGGAAGCAGCGGTGCTGATTTGGTGGGTGACTTTCTTCCCCTGAATCGGTATAAATGAGTGTCTTGGCAcatgcagctgcaggcaggagtgcAGCACCATCGTGCATGTGACGGTCCTGCTGCCTTCATCTCAGTCGAGATTCGGTgaccctgcctctgtgctgggaGATGTTGATCGCAGCGCGCTGACTCTGTTCCAGTTTGGgcagctgcattttatttccctGAATTTTTCTTGTAAACTCAAATCCCAgattcttcatttctgttctaaaTAACTGCAAAGTGTTGACGCGTCTCAGCAATGAGTCATGTAGTCCAAACCAGTATCGGTCTGCCTTCAGTGAGCACTGTGGTGATGATTTGTTCTCCCAGGAattgcatttccctttctttgcctTTCAGGTATCCACGAAGAGTATCAGCTTCCATACTATGACCTCGTACCCTCTGATCCTTCTATTGAGGAGATGCGGAAGGTCGTATGTGATCAGAAATTACGGCCTAATATCCCGAACTGGTGGCAAAGCTACGAGGTAAGGTCTGCTTTCACCTTTGCGTCCCATTCCCCCTCAATAAGGTGAGTAAAGAGTAAGTACTGTAAGTTGAGCTCCAATTTTGGGAGGTTTGGAGGCTGTATCAGTGtccagccaggcagcagcagacTGGCAGACCGACTTGGGGTCGGAGGAGAGGAGAGCACTGACATCTGCCACTGTTTCTTGCCTAGGCACTACGGGTGATGGGTAAGATGATGCGAGAGTGCTGGTACGCCAACGGAGCGGCTCGACTCACCGCCCTCCGCATTAAGAAAACCCTCTCACAGCTCAGTGTCCAGGAAGATGTGAAAATCTAGGCTCTGAGCCCCAGCAGGAGGAAACTGCACACAAGCTGCCATGCTAGAGTAGACGTGTGATGGAGGCCTACCTCGTGTTTCTGCCCAATCTACTGCTACCAACCAGACAGCGTGACCTACAGGCTGCTAGGTGGGGTGACGGAGCCTATTGAATTGCTCTCTTCCCTGCTTGGGTATGAAACAATCAGAAACCTTTTATGATCACCTCCTGACAGCGTGAAGACTTGAGAGGGACTTAACCTGAGGGATCTCAGCCATGATTGTAACTCTTGTTTCTTTAATGGA
The Accipiter gentilis chromosome 16, bAccGen1.1, whole genome shotgun sequence DNA segment above includes these coding regions:
- the ACVR1B gene encoding activin receptor type-1B isoform X2, whose translation is MVSVFNLDGVKHHVRTCIPEAKLIPAGKPFYCLSSEDLRNTHCCYSDFCNKIDLMVPSGHLKDNEPPSSWGPVELVAVIAGPVFLVFVVMIIVVFVFHHHQRVYHNRQRLDMEDPSCEMCLSKDKTLQDLVYDLSTSGSGSGLPLFVQRTVARTIVLQEIIGKGRFGEVWRGRWRGGDVAVKIFSSREERSWFREAEIYQTVMLRHENILGFIAADNKDNGTWTQLWLVSDYHEHGSLFDYLNRYTVTIEGMIKLALSAASGLAHLHMEIVGTQGKPGIAHRDLKSKNILVKKNGTCAIADLGLAVRHDSVTDTIDIAPNQRVGTKRYMAPEVLDETINMKHFDSFKCADIYALGLVYWEIARRCNAGGIHEEYQLPYYDLVPSDPSIEEMRKVVCDQKLRPNIPNWWQSYEALRVMGKMMRECWYANGAARLTALRIKKTLSQLSVQEDVKI